The Miscanthus floridulus cultivar M001 chromosome 7, ASM1932011v1, whole genome shotgun sequence genome includes a region encoding these proteins:
- the LOC136465809 gene encoding uncharacterized protein, which produces MEAYCKLVRRLEDKFDGLELNHIAQKFNEATDELAKMASAWASVPPNIFARDLHKLSVDYASAVEEGLSVEPNAGPEAPSIIETPSTEPEVMEVNAEPLEANQGTDW; this is translated from the coding sequence atggaggcgtattGCAAGTTGgtgcgtcgcctagaagacaagttcgacggtctcgaactcaaccacatcgcgcaaAAATTTAACGAGGCcacggatgaactggcaaagatggcgtcggcatgggcctcggtccccccgaacatcttcgctagagacctccacaaactttccgtcgactacgcctcggcggtgGAAGAGGGCCTATCAGTCGAGCCCAATGCAGGGCCTGAGGCCCCCTCTATCATCGAGACCCCATCgaccgagcctgaggtcatggaagtcaacgcggagcctctcgaggccaaccagggcacggaCTGGTGA